A window from Triticum aestivum cultivar Chinese Spring chromosome 6D, IWGSC CS RefSeq v2.1, whole genome shotgun sequence encodes these proteins:
- the LOC123143461 gene encoding putative FBD-associated F-box protein At3g50710, with product MGKRGAAAAAPGPDKPEPHGAAEKRARSGDGDETGDDFISGLPDVVLGTIISLLPTKDGGRTPVLSRRWRHLWRSAPLNLEVTLAPVRTSSRCVPARTSFRVRPSAVSEIIPQHPGPARRFYLRCPGAGDPGADDLCAQAESWLHSPALANLEELDISYANPRLLPSALRSAPTLLVAKMSHCSFPNEIGPSMNFPLLKQLSFMDVSIPEDVFHDLLSGCHALESLYVSEVFGMGCLRISSPKIRSISIRHTSMQKTELVIEDAPRLVRLLIPYYGSCDNDCVTIRVVRAPKLEILGPLLLVVSKLLVSQGISPVGSANSMHTVKILALRSSGHELDPVLNILRWFPCLEQLYVIFHEHIEEDKKNGPQYDPLLPIECLQTHLKRVVFRPFTSNEKQYEFARFFVLNAEVLNKVEFEGFGGYNSVSVAYQHRFLRVENRASQDAQFEFRRYIRTEHQLVEHIHDLSVADPFRSHRQD from the exons ATGGGGAAGAggggggccgcggcggcggcgcctgGGCCCGACAAGCCAGAACCCCACGGAGCCGCAGAGAAGCGGGCACGGAGTGGcgacggcgacgagacgggcgaCGATTTCATCAGCGGGCTCCCCGATGTCGTCCTTGGcaccatcatctccctcctccccaccAAGGACGGCGGCCGCACGCCGGTCCTCTCCCGCCGATGGCGCCACCTGTGGCGCTCCGCGCCTCTCAATCTCGAGGTCACCCTCGCCCCCGTCCGCACCTCCTCCCGTTGCGTCCCCGCCCGCACCTCCTTCCGCGTCCGGCCCTCCGCCGTCTCCGAGATAATCCCCCAGCACCCTGGCCCCGCCCGCCGGTTTTACTTGCGTTGCCCCGGCGCCGGCGACCCAGGCGCCGACGACCTCTGCGCCCAGGCGGAGAGCTGGCTTCACTCCCCGGCACTCGCCAACCTCGAGGAGCTCGATATCAGCTACGCCAACCCCCGGCTGCTGCCATCTGCGCTCCGCTCTGCACCCACTCTCCTCGTTGCCAAGATGAGCCATTGTAGTTTCCCCAACGAGATCGGGCCGTCCATGAACTTCCCCCTCCTCAAGCagctctccttcatggacgttTCCATCCCGGAGGATGTCTTCCACGATTTGCTCTCTGGTTGCCATGCCTTGGAGAGCCTTTACGTGTCCGAAGTTTTTGGTATGGGATGCCTCCGTATTAGCTCGCCGAAAATCAGGAGCATCAGCATCCGTCATACCTCTATGCAAAAAACAGAACTGGTCATCGAAGATGCTCCTCGGCTTGTAAGGTTACTAATACCTTACTATGGTTCCTGTGATAATGATTGTGTTACTATCCGGGTAGTTAGGGCGCCTAAACTGGAGATATTGGGCCCTTTGTTACTCGTCGTCTCCAAGCTCCTAGTCTCCCAG GGAATAAGCCCAGTCGGCTCGGCAAACTCAATGCACACCGTGAAGATTTTGGCTCTCAGGTCTTCTGGCCATGAATTGGACCCAGTTCTTAACATCCTCAGGTGGTTTCCTTGTCTGGAACAGCTCTATGTCATT TTTCACGAACACATTGAGGAGGATAAGAAAAATGGGCCTCAGTATGACCCGCTACTTCCAATTGAATGCCTTCAAACCCATCTCAAGAGAGTGGTGTTTAGGCCATTCACGAGCAATGAGAAACAGTATGagttcgccaggttctttgttttgAATGCAGAAGTGTTAAACAAAGTTGAATTTGAAGGATTCGGTGGCTACAACAGTGTATCTGTGGCTTATCAACACAGATTTCTACGAGTGGAAAACAGAGCTTCTCAAGATGCTCAATTTGAATTCAGGAGATATATCCGTACCGAGCACCAGCTCGTAGAGCACATCCATGATTTGTCAGTGGCTGACCCCTTCCGCAGCCATAGACAGGATTGA
- the LOC123143460 gene encoding probable cellulose synthase A catalytic subunit 1 [UDP-forming], producing MAANRGMVAGSHNRNEFVMIRNDGDAPAPGKEVKGTVGQACQICGDTVGVSATGDVFVACNECAFPVCRPCYEYERKDGVKCCPQCKTRYKRLKGSPRVPGDEEEEDVDDLDNEFNYKQGNGKGPEWQGEDIDLSSSSRHEPHHRIPRLTSGQQMSGEIPDASPDRHSIRSPTSSYVDPSVPVPVRIVDPSKDLNSYGLNSVDWKERVESWRVKQDKNMMQVTNKYPDARGGGGDMEGTGSNGEDMQMVDDARLPLSRIVPIPANQLNLYRIVIILRLIILCFFFQYRVSHPVRDAYGLWLVSVICEIWFALSWLLDQFPKWYPINRETYLDRLALRYDREGEPSQLCPIDIFVSTVDPLKEPPLITANTVLSILAVDYPVDKVSCYVSDDGSAMLTFESLSETAEFARKWVPFCKKHNIEPRAPEFYFQQKIDYLKDKIQPSFVKERRAMKREYEEFKIRINALVAKAQKVPEEGWTMADGTAWPGNNPRDHPGMIQVFLGHSGGLDTDGNELPRLVYVSREKRPGFQHHKKAGAMNALIRVSAVLTNGAYLLNVDCDHYFNSSKALREAMCFMMDPALGRKTCYVQFPQRFDGIDLHDRYANRNIVFFDINMKGLDGIQGPMYVGTGCCFNRQALYGYDPVLTEADLEPNIVVKSCCGGRKKKSKSYMDNKNRMMKRTESSAPIFNMEDIEEGIEGYEDERSMLMSQKRLEKRFGQSPIFTASTFMTQGGIPPSTNPASLLKEAIHVISCGYEDKTEWGKEIGWIYGSVTEDILTGFKMHARGWISIYCMPPRPCFKGSAPINLSDRLNQVLRWALGSVEILFSRHCPIWYNYGGRLKLLERVAYINTIVYPLTSLPLIAYCVLPAICLLTNKFIIPEISNYAGMFFILMFASIFATGILELRWSGVGIEDWWRNEQFWVIGGTSAHLFAVFQGLLKVLAGIDTNFTVTSKANDEDGDFAELYVFKWTSLLIPPTTVLVINLVGMVAGISYAINSGYQSWGPLFGKLFFSIWVILHLYPFLKGLMGKQNRTPTIVIVWSILLASIFSLLWVKIDPFISDTQKAVAMGQCGVNC from the exons ATGGCGGCCAACCGGGGGATGGTCGCGGGCTCGCACAACCGCAACGAGTTCGTCATGATCCGCAACGACGGCGACGCGCCCGCCCCG GGCAAGGAGGTCAAAGGCACGGTTGGTCAGGCCTGCCAGATATGTGGCGACACTGTTGGCGTTTCGGCCACTGGCGACGTCTTTGTCGCCTGCAACGAGTGCGCCTTCCCGGTCTGCCGCCCTTGCTACGAGTATGAGCGCAAGGATGGGGTCAAATGCTGTCCTCAGTGCAAGACTCGATACAAGAGGCTCAAAG GTAGCCCCCGGGTTCCgggagatgaggaggaagaagatgttgATGACCTGGACAATGAGTTCAACTATAAGCAAGGGAATGGCAAAGGTCCAGAGTGGCAAGGAGAagacattgatttgtcttcatccTCTCGCCATGAACCTCATCATCGTATTCCTCGGCTCACAAGTGGGCAACAG ATGTCCGGGGAAATCCCTGATGCTTCCCCCGATCGCCACTCTATCCGCAGCCCAACGTCAAGCTATGTTGATCCAAGTGTCCCAG TTCCTGTGAGGATTGTGGACCCTTCCAAGGACTTGAACTCCTATGGGCTTAACAGTGTTGACTGGAAGGAAAGAGTTGAAAGCTGGAGGGTTAAGCAGGACAAAAACATGATGCAGGTGACCAATAAATATCCAGatgcaagaggaggaggaggagacatgGAAGGAACTGGCTCAAATGGTGAAGATATGCAAAT GGTTGATGATGCACGTCTACCTCTGAGCCGTATAGTGCCTATTCCTGCAAACCAGCTCAACCTTTACCGGATAGTGATCATTCTCCGACTTATCATCCTGTGCTTCTTCTTCCAGTATCGTGTCAGTCATCCAGTGCGTGATGCTTATGGATTATGGCTAGTGTCTGTTATCTGTGAAATTTGGTTTGCCTTGTCTTGGCTTCTTGATCAGTTTCCAAAATGGTACCCAATCAACCGTGAAACATACCTTGACAGGCTTGCATTGAG GTATGATAGGGAGGGAGAGCCATCACAGCTGTGTCCCATTGATATCTTTGTCAGTACAGTGGATCCACTGAAGGAACCTCCACTGATCACAGCAAATACTGTCCTGTCCATTCTTGCTGTGGATTACCCTGTCGACAAAGTGTCATGCTATGTTTCTGATGATGGTTCGGCTATGTTGACGTTTGAGTCGCTCTCAGAAACTGCAGAATTTGCTAGGAAGTGGGTTCCATTTTGCAAGAAGCACAACATTGAACCAAGGGCCCCAGAGTTTTACTTTCAGCAAAAAATAGATTACCTCAAGGACAAGATCCAGCCTTCTTTTGTGAAGGAAAGACGAGCAATGAAG AGAGAGTATGAAGAATTTAAAATACGAATCAATGCACTTGTTGCCAAAGCCCAAAAAGTGCCTGAAGAGGGGTGGACCATGGCTGATGGCACCGCTTGGCCTGGGAATAACCCTAGGGACCATCCTGGCATGATTCAG GTGTTCTTGGGGCACAGTGGTGGCCTTGACACTGATGGTAATGAGTTGCCACGGCTTGTGTATGTCTCTCGTGAAAAGAGGCCAGGTTTCCAGCATCACAAGAAGGCTGGTGCAATGAATGCATTG ATTCGTGTGTCTGCCGTGTTGACAAATGGTGCCTATCTTCTTAATGTGGATTGTGATCACTACTTCAATAGCAGCAAAGCTCTTAGAGAAGCAATGTGCTTCATGATGGATCCCGCTCTCGGAAGGAAAACTTGCTATGTCCAATTTCCACAAAGATTTGATGGCATTGATTTGCACGATCGATATGCCAATCGCAACATTGTTTTCTTTGAT ATCAACATGAAAGGTTTAGATGGCATTCAGGGTCCAATGTATGTCGGGACAGGATGCTGTTTCAACAGGCAGGCCTTGTATGGCTATGATCCTGTATTAACTGAGGCTGATTTGGAACCTAACATTGTTGTTAAGAGCTGCTGCGGTGGCAGAAAGAAAAAGAGCAAGAGCTATATGGATAACAAGAACCGTATGATGAAGAGAACTGAGTCTTCTGCTCCCATCTTCAACATGGAAGATATAGAAGAGGGTATAGAAG GTTATGAGGATGAAAGGTCAATGCTTATGTCCCAGAAGAGATTGGAGAAACGATTTGGTCAGTCTCCTATATTTACTGCATCCACCTTTATGACTCAAGGAGGCATACCACCTTCAACAAACCCAGCTTCTCTACTAAAGGAAGCCATCCATGTCATCAGCTGTGGATACGAGGACAAGACCGAATGGGGAAAAGAG ATTGGCTGGATCTATGGTTCAGTTACTGAAGATATTCTTACCGGGTTTAAAATGCACGCAAGAGGGTGGATATCAATCTACTGCATGCCACCACGGCCTTGTTTCAAGGGTTCTGCGCCAATCAATCTGTCTGACCGTCTTAATCAAGTGCTCCGATGGGCCCTTGGGTCAGTTGAAATTCTGTTTAGCAGACATTGTCCTATCTGGTACAATTACGGTGGGCGGTTGAAACTTCTGGAGAGGGTGGCTTACATCAACACCATTGTTTATCCATTGACATCCCTCCCACTTATCGCCTATTGTGTGCTTCCTGCTATCTGCCTCCTCACCAACAAATTTATCATCCCCGAG ATCAGTAATTATGCTGGGATGTTCTTCATTCTCATGTTTGCGTCCATCTTTGCCACCGGTATATTGGAGCTCCGATGGAGCGGTGTCGGCATCGAGGACTGGTGGAGAAACGAGCAGTTCTGGGTCATCGGTGGCACATCTGCCCATCTTTTCGCGGTGTTCCAGGGCCTGCTCAAGGTGCTGGCCGGGATCGACACCAACTTCACGGTCACCTCCAAGGCGAACGACGAGGACGGCGACTTTGCAGAGCTATACGTGTTCAAGTGGACCAGTCTCCTGATCCCCCCGACCACCGTCCTCGTGATCAACCTGGTGGGCATGGTGGCCGGCATATCGTACGCCATCAACAGCGGGTACCAGTCCTGGGGCCCGCTCTTCGGAAAGCTCTTCTTCTCGATCTGGGTGATCCTGCATCTCTACCCCTTCCTCAAGGGTCTCATGGGGAAGCAGAACCGCACGCCGACCATCGTCATCGTCTGGTCCAtcctcctcgcctccatcttcTCCCTCCTGTGGGTGAAGATCGACCCGTTCATATCCGACACCCAGAAGGCCGTCGCCATGGGGCAGTGCGGCGTCAACTGCTGA